The window TAGACGCACGCCCTCGCCCCCCGAGAAGGTCGGGGGGCCTTTTCATTTCCATCCGGCGGACCCTTTTCGTTCCCTCTGTGGGATGAACACGCGGTTATCTTAAGGAGGCAGTCTATGGCAGTCAAAGTCGCAATCAACGGTTTCGGTCGCATCGGCCGCCTGGTGTTCCGGGCGCTCGTCGAACAAGGGCTTTTGGGAAAGACCCTGGACGTCGTGGCGGTGGGCGACATTGTCCCCGCGGACAACCTGGCTTACCTTTTGAAGTACGACTCCATCCAGGGCCGTTTCAGCGGCACCGTGGGATCCAAAAAGTCCGCCGCCGACAAGGTGGAGGACGACGTGCTGGTCGTCAACGGCCACGACATCAAAGTCGTGAGCGCGAAGGACCCCTCCGGCTTGCCCTGGAAAGAACTCGGCGTCGAGATCGTCATCGAATCCACCGGGCTCTTCACCGACGCCGAAAAGGCCAAGGGCCACATCGCCGCCGGCGCGAAGAAAGTCATCATTTCCGCCCCCGCCAAGAACGAGGACATCACCATCGTCATGGGCGTCAACGAGGGGAAATACGATCCGGCCAAGCACAACATTATTTCCAACGCCTCCTGCACCACCAACTGCTTGGCCCCGGTCGTGCACGTCCTCCTCAAGGAAGGGTTCGGCATCGAGGAAGGCCTCATGACGACGGTTCACTCCTACACCGCCACCCAGAAAACCGTGGACGGCCCCTCCAAGAAAGACTGGAAGGGCGGCCGGACGGCGGCGCAGAACATTATTCCTTCCACCACCGGCGCGGCCAAGGCCGTGGCCCTGGTGTTGCCCGAGGTCAAGGGCAAGTTGACGGGCATGGCCTTCCGCGTGCCGACCCCGACGGTTTCCGTGGTCGATCTCACGGTCAAGACGTCGAAGGACACCTCCTACAAGGAAATCGCCGCCGCCATGAAAAAGGCCAGCGAGACCTATATGAAGGGGATCCTCGAGGTCACATCCGACGAAGTGGTCAGCTCGGACTTCATCCATTGCAAAGCGTCGTCGATTTTCGACGAAGGCTCGGGCATCGAGCTCAACAAACGCTTCTTCAAACTCGTCAGTTGGTACGACAACGAGTGGGGTTATTCGAACCGCGTCGTGGACCTGGTGAATTACATCCTCGCCAAACGCGCGCCGGTCGCCGCCTAACCCGCCGACGTTTCCCAACGCTCCCGTCCCCCGCGAACGCGGGGGACGGGAGTTTTCTTTTGTCCTTGACGCCCCCCGGATCTTCAACAATAATGGGTTACCATGAAAATCCGGTTTTGGGGCACACGCGGCTCCATCGCGTCCCCCGGCCCTCACACCGTGAAGTACGGCGGCAACACCTCCTGCGTGGAGATTTCCGACGAGGAGACTCTGGCCATTTTGGACGCCGGCAGCGGCCTGCGGCTGTTGGGCGAGGATCTCCTGAGGCGCGCGGGGAAAAACGGCCGGATCGTGGGGCATCTCTTCATCAGCCACTTCCACCTCGATCACATCGTCGGGTTCCCTTTTTTCCGGCCTCTCTACAAACCCGGCAACGAGTTCACGATTTACGGCTGCGAGGGCACCGGCCGCAAGCTGGAAAATATTTTCGTCGGGCAAATGAGCCCCGAGTATTTTCCCGTCACCCTGGCCGAGATGCCGGCGCAGTTGAAGTTCGTGCAGATGACCACCCGGCCCATCACGCTCAACGGGTGGACCATAACGCCCGCTTACGTCAATCACCCCGGCCTGGCCCTGTCCTATAAAATCGACACGGGCCAAAGCAAAATCGTGTACATGACCGACAACGAACCGTTCCGTTACTTGTTGCGACGTCTCGGCAAACGGCAGGACGTGTTCGAGGACCTGGCCCGGGGCGAGGTCGATCTGGAGCGCGAGGATCTCATGCTGGTCGACCACTTGGCGGACGCCGACCTCTTGATCCACGACGGCCAATACACGGAAGAGGAATACAAGGAAAAAACCGGTTGGGGCCACAGTTTTTTCGAATTCGGACTTGAAATGGCGCTCCGCGGCAAAGTCAAAAAGCTCCTCTATTTCCATCACGACCCCGACCGCACGGACGCCGACCTGGACCGCATCGTCGAACGGATGCGGGCCCAGGCCATGGCCCGGGGGTCCGCCCTGCAGGTGGACGCGGCCCGCGAAGGGCTCGAACTCGAGTTCCCGTAACCTTTCCGGGATCCTCCGGAAAACGTAGACTCTCCGTCTATGAAGCCCCCCGTCATCGTCATCGCCACCCACAACATGGACAAGATGAGGGAAATACGAAAGATCCTGGGGCGCGGCGTCGGCGCGGTCAAGGGGTTGGTGGATTTCCCG of the Elusimicrobiota bacterium genome contains:
- the gap gene encoding type I glyceraldehyde-3-phosphate dehydrogenase translates to MAVKVAINGFGRIGRLVFRALVEQGLLGKTLDVVAVGDIVPADNLAYLLKYDSIQGRFSGTVGSKKSAADKVEDDVLVVNGHDIKVVSAKDPSGLPWKELGVEIVIESTGLFTDAEKAKGHIAAGAKKVIISAPAKNEDITIVMGVNEGKYDPAKHNIISNASCTTNCLAPVVHVLLKEGFGIEEGLMTTVHSYTATQKTVDGPSKKDWKGGRTAAQNIIPSTTGAAKAVALVLPEVKGKLTGMAFRVPTPTVSVVDLTVKTSKDTSYKEIAAAMKKASETYMKGILEVTSDEVVSSDFIHCKASSIFDEGSGIELNKRFFKLVSWYDNEWGYSNRVVDLVNYILAKRAPVAA
- a CDS encoding MBL fold metallo-hydrolase, whose protein sequence is MKIRFWGTRGSIASPGPHTVKYGGNTSCVEISDEETLAILDAGSGLRLLGEDLLRRAGKNGRIVGHLFISHFHLDHIVGFPFFRPLYKPGNEFTIYGCEGTGRKLENIFVGQMSPEYFPVTLAEMPAQLKFVQMTTRPITLNGWTITPAYVNHPGLALSYKIDTGQSKIVYMTDNEPFRYLLRRLGKRQDVFEDLARGEVDLEREDLMLVDHLADADLLIHDGQYTEEEYKEKTGWGHSFFEFGLEMALRGKVKKLLYFHHDPDRTDADLDRIVERMRAQAMARGSALQVDAAREGLELEFP